In the Ensifer adhaerens genome, one interval contains:
- a CDS encoding SDR family oxidoreductase: MKTVLITGCSSGYGLETARRFHAEGWNVIATMRTPRRDVLPSADRLRVLALDVTDPDSIAAAIEESGPIDALVNNAGVGVVGAFEVTPMSHVRKVFDTNTFGVMAMTQAVIPQFRARRSGVVVNVTSSVTLASMPLAAAYTASKTAISGFTGSLAHELAAFNVCVKLVEPGYAPTTRFAHNTALRVEDLIPEAYAEFAAPIFAQFAAPPLVTTEADVAEAVWRAANDLSAQLHFPAGADAVALARAG; the protein is encoded by the coding sequence ATGAAGACCGTACTGATTACTGGCTGCTCCTCCGGCTACGGGCTGGAAACGGCCCGGCGCTTTCATGCCGAAGGCTGGAACGTGATCGCCACGATGCGCACGCCGCGGCGAGACGTCCTTCCGAGCGCCGACCGGTTGCGTGTCCTGGCCCTCGATGTCACCGATCCCGACAGCATTGCGGCTGCGATCGAGGAAAGCGGCCCGATCGACGCGCTGGTCAACAATGCCGGCGTCGGCGTCGTGGGTGCCTTCGAGGTGACGCCGATGTCTCATGTCCGCAAGGTTTTCGACACCAATACCTTCGGCGTGATGGCAATGACGCAGGCGGTGATACCGCAATTCCGCGCCCGTCGGTCGGGCGTGGTCGTCAACGTCACCTCCAGTGTGACACTTGCCTCGATGCCGTTGGCCGCGGCCTATACTGCCAGCAAGACGGCGATCAGCGGCTTCACCGGTTCGCTTGCTCACGAGCTGGCGGCGTTCAACGTCTGCGTCAAGCTGGTGGAGCCGGGCTATGCGCCGACGACCCGCTTCGCCCACAACACGGCTCTGCGTGTCGAGGACCTGATCCCCGAGGCCTATGCCGAGTTCGCAGCGCCCATCTTCGCGCAGTTTGCCGCACCGCCTTTGGTGACGACGGAGGCAGACGTCGCCGAGGCTGTGTGGCGGGCGGCCAACGACCTGTCCGCCCAGCTCCATTTCCCAGCCGGCGCCGACGCCGTGGCGCTTGCCAGGGCGGGCTGA
- a CDS encoding methyl-accepting chemotaxis protein, whose protein sequence is MRLSAKLPLAAAALAAFSIAATSLAGLTVSGDLSSRAAIEKLEALADARRNELRHYLTTVENDLRNLQAQKSVSKALSDLNGAAAKFGDKAESELQRRYLTENPNAEDKRALYSTAGVDDYDALHARYHPFFRRFAEAHDYRDVLLANLSGDVVYSLNKKGDFAVNLKGASWKDTGLGRVFQETAEGTDKSKLAFASYEAYAPLGGNAAAFIAIPLESIDGKIGTLILEMPDARIAEIVGNRTGLGNTGETILLDSDGFFLADSAATTDNDMLKARIASGQPAEDGIVSSKLADFRGEEAQMAATSLDAFGARWTMAAVMTSREAFAAVTALRNWTLATALAVLAAALVISIWYSRRLTRPITGLVCDMSQLADGDTTIFGVGRNRKDEIGDMARSVLVFRDALLDRARLETEAAETRTMIEGERQTREASQSEVSRQINEAVEMLASGLERLSHGDLTARIDRPFGAGFDRLRSDFNLSLESLAVTLGDVKTRSADIDGETDEIRDAIDQLAKRTEHQAATLEEATAALSAITATIGRTAEHATSATTIAAAAKASSDRSGQVVMNAVSAMAQIEKGSLAISQIIGTINDIAFQTNLLALNAGVEAARAGEAGKGFAVVAHEVRELAQKSALAAREIKAIITTSAEEVTKGVTLVRAAGDALDEISGQIHAINEQTQQIAGDARDQANDLQHITQTMLSLDAVTQQNNAMVEDSTAMTHRLSSQASGLFDLVERFRTTSGVKQETGTDARLRLIA, encoded by the coding sequence TCGCGCGCGGCGATCGAGAAGCTGGAGGCGCTCGCCGATGCTCGCCGAAACGAGCTTCGCCATTACCTCACCACCGTGGAAAACGATCTGCGCAATCTGCAGGCTCAGAAATCAGTATCGAAGGCGCTCAGCGACCTGAATGGCGCGGCCGCAAAGTTCGGCGACAAGGCCGAGAGCGAATTGCAACGCCGCTATCTGACCGAAAATCCCAACGCCGAAGACAAGCGTGCGCTCTACAGCACCGCCGGCGTCGACGACTACGACGCGCTCCATGCCCGTTATCACCCGTTCTTCCGTCGCTTCGCGGAAGCTCACGACTACCGCGACGTACTGCTTGCCAATCTCAGCGGTGACGTCGTCTACTCCCTCAACAAAAAGGGCGACTTCGCCGTCAACCTCAAGGGCGCGTCCTGGAAGGACACGGGGCTCGGGCGCGTCTTCCAGGAAACGGCCGAAGGAACAGACAAGAGCAAACTGGCCTTTGCCTCCTATGAGGCCTACGCGCCACTCGGCGGCAACGCCGCCGCGTTCATCGCCATCCCCTTGGAATCGATCGACGGCAAGATCGGAACCTTGATCCTGGAGATGCCCGACGCGCGCATCGCAGAGATCGTCGGCAACCGCACCGGCCTTGGCAACACAGGCGAAACGATCCTTCTCGACAGCGACGGCTTCTTCCTCGCCGACAGCGCTGCCACAACTGACAACGATATGCTCAAAGCCCGGATCGCGTCAGGCCAGCCGGCAGAAGACGGCATTGTCAGCAGCAAGCTTGCCGATTTCCGCGGCGAGGAAGCGCAGATGGCCGCCACCAGCCTTGACGCCTTCGGCGCCCGCTGGACCATGGCCGCGGTCATGACCTCGCGGGAAGCCTTTGCTGCCGTCACCGCCTTGCGCAACTGGACGCTCGCAACCGCGCTCGCCGTCCTTGCGGCAGCGCTGGTGATCTCCATCTGGTATTCGCGCCGGCTGACGCGCCCGATCACCGGCCTTGTTTGTGACATGAGCCAGCTCGCCGATGGCGACACGACGATCTTCGGCGTCGGCCGCAACCGCAAGGACGAGATCGGTGACATGGCCCGCTCCGTCCTCGTCTTCCGTGATGCGCTTCTAGACCGCGCCCGCCTTGAAACCGAGGCTGCGGAGACGCGCACCATGATCGAAGGGGAGCGGCAGACCCGCGAGGCGAGCCAGTCCGAGGTATCGCGCCAGATCAACGAGGCGGTAGAGATGCTGGCGTCTGGGCTCGAACGGTTGTCTCATGGTGATCTGACTGCCCGCATCGACCGACCCTTCGGCGCCGGTTTCGACCGCCTGCGCTCGGACTTCAACCTCTCGCTGGAGAGCCTGGCCGTCACCCTTGGCGACGTGAAGACAAGAAGCGCTGACATCGACGGCGAGACCGACGAGATCCGCGACGCCATCGATCAGCTCGCCAAGCGCACTGAACATCAGGCAGCAACGCTGGAGGAAGCGACGGCGGCGCTCAGCGCAATCACCGCCACCATCGGCCGCACCGCCGAACACGCCACATCGGCCACAACGATCGCGGCTGCCGCCAAGGCAAGCTCCGATCGCTCGGGCCAGGTGGTGATGAACGCCGTCAGCGCCATGGCCCAGATCGAGAAGGGATCGCTCGCGATCTCCCAGATCATCGGCACGATCAACGATATCGCGTTCCAGACCAACCTCCTGGCGCTGAATGCGGGGGTTGAAGCGGCCCGTGCAGGCGAAGCGGGCAAGGGTTTTGCAGTCGTCGCCCATGAGGTGCGGGAGCTGGCGCAGAAGTCGGCGCTGGCCGCACGCGAGATCAAGGCGATCATCACCACCTCCGCCGAGGAAGTGACGAAGGGCGTAACGCTGGTGCGGGCAGCCGGTGACGCGCTCGACGAGATCTCCGGTCAGATCCATGCGATCAACGAGCAGACTCAACAGATCGCCGGCGACGCGCGCGACCAGGCGAACGACCTCCAGCACATCACCCAGACCATGCTGTCACTGGACGCTGTGACCCAGCAGAACAATGCGATGGTCGAAGACAGCACGGCCATGACCCATCGGCTTTCAAGCCAGGCGTCTGGCCTGTTCGATCTGGTCGAGCGATTCCGAACGACATCCGGCGTGAAGCAAGAGACGGGGACCGATGCGCGTCTCCGCCTGATCGCCTGA